The genomic region GCGACGGTGTCACCGCTGTCGCGCCGTACCGGTACTCGCGGGCTCCGCCTCACCGATGCCGAGGGAACCGACTACTGGCTGGAGTACCGCACGCCCACCGGACGCGACGCCTGGCTGACGTCGGCCAACCGGTTCGGCCTCGAGTCCGGGGTGCTGCTGCGCAGGGCGGGCGGTCTGCCCGACACCTCGGTCCTGCTCGACGGCACGCCCTCGGCGTCCGGCGACTGGGACGGCGACTACCGCGTGGCGCTGCCCGTGGGCGTGGCCGTGCCGCTGTCCGGCGGTGACTTCTCCGTGGTCGTGCAGAGCCTCTCCGCCGACGGCGCGGTCGTGAGCGTCACGCCGACCGCACCGGCCGTCGCCGTCGCGCCCGCGCCCGCCACCCCCACGGCACCCGAGGTGGGAGGCCCGATGTCCGGCCGCTCCGCTCCTGCTGCCCAGACTTCCGCGGTCACCGTCCACGGACCCGTCGCGTCGAGGGCGCCGGAGTACGTCCGGGTCACCGGCCGGACCGCCCCCGCGCTCGATCCTGCCTCCGGCTCGGCGCGCGGCAGCGGACCCCTGATCGCCGCGGGCGGCGCGCTCCTCGCCGGCGCGGCACTGCTCGTCGTCCGGCGCCTCCGGGCGGCGGCCCCGCGTCCGCGCTGACGGAAGAGCGGCGCCGCCGGTCTCAGTCGGCGATGGTGCAGAGAACGGCGCCGCTGGTCACCGCGGCGCCGACCTCGGCGGCGAGGCCGGAGATCGTCCCGGCCTTGTGCGCGGTGATCGGCTGCTCCATCTTCATCGCCTCGAGGACGACGACCAGGTCGCCGGCCTCGACGGTGGCGCCGTCCTCGACCGCGACCTTGACGATCGTGCCCTGCATGGGGGACGTGAGGGAGTCGCCCGAGGCGGCCGAGCCGCCGTGGCCGCCGCCGCGCTTGCGCGGCTTGGCGGCCGCACCGGGAGCCGCGCCGCCGGTGGCCAGCCCGGCCGGGAGCGAGACCTCCAGCCGGCGTCCGCCGACCTCGACGACGACGGTCCGGCGCGGCGTCTCCTCGTCCCGCTCGGCCGGCGCGGCGTCGTGGGGCGGGACCTGGTTGTCCCACTCGGTCTCGATCCAGCGGGTGTGGACCGTGAACGGCTCGCTGGTGAACGCCTCGTCGCGGACCACTGCGCGGTGGAACGGGATCACCGTCGGCATGCCCTCGACGATCAGCTCGTCCAGGGCGCGGCGGGCCCGCTGCAGCGCCTCGTCGCGGGTGGCGCCGGTGACGATCAGCTTGGCCAGCATGGAGTCGAACGCGCCGGCGACCTCGCCGCCGGTCTCGACACCGGAGTCCCAGCGCACGCCGGGGCCCTGCGGGATCTCCAGCCGCTCCACGGGGCCGGGTGCCGGCATGAAGTTGCGGCCGGCGTCCTCGGCGTTGATCCGGAACTCGATGCTGTGCCCGCGCGGGGCGGGGTCCTCGGGCATCTCGAGGGGCTCGCCCCGGGCGATGCGGAACTGCTGACGCACCAGGTCGATGCCGCTGGTCTCCTCGCTGACCGGGTGCTCGACCTGCAGGCGCGTGTTGACCTCGAGGAAGGAGATCGAGCCGTCGACACCGACGAGGTACTCGACGGTGCCGGCCCCGTGGTAGCCGGCCTCCGCGCAGATCGCCTTGGCCGAGGAGTGGATCCGGGCGCGCTGCTCGTCGGTGAGGAACGGCGCGGGGGCCTCCTCGACCAGCTTCTGGTTGCGGCGCTGCAGCGAGCAGTCGCGGGTGCCGACGACGACGACGTTGCCGTGGGTGTCGGCCAGCACCTGCGCCTCGACGTGCCGCGGCTTGTCCAGGAATCGCTCGACGAAGCACTCGCCGCGGCCGAAGGCGGAGACCGCCTCGCGGACGGCGGAGTCGAACAGCTCGGGGATCTCCTCCATGGTGCGGGCCACCTTCAGGCCGCGCCCGCCGCCGCCGAACGCGGCCTTGATGGCGACGGGGAGGCCGTGCTCTTGCGCGAAGGCCACCACCTCGTCGGCGCCGCCGACCGGGTCCTTGGTGCCCGGCACGAGGGGGGCGCCGGCCTTGGTGGCGATGTGCCGGGCCGCGACCTTGTCGCCGAGGTTGATGATCGACTGCGGGGAGGGGCCGATCCAGATGAGCCCCGCGTCCAGGACGGCCTGGGCGAAGTCGGCGTTCTCGGACAGGAAGCCGTAGCCGGGGTGGATCGCGTCGGCGCCGGACTGCTTCGCCGCCTCGAGGATCTTCTCGATCACCAGGTAGGAGTCACCCGGCGTCGTGCCGCCGAGCGCGAACGCCTCGTCGGCGACCCGCACGTGCAGCGCGTCCCGGTCCGGCTCGGCGTAGACGGCCACGCTGGTCAGGCCCTCGTCCTTGCAGGCGCGCGCCACGCGGACCGCGATCTCCCCGCGGTTGGCGATCAGGACCTTCTGCACCGGTGCAACTCCCTCGTCGAGTCAATCGGTCGGACTGTAGTGCTGGATGGAGCGGCTGGTCAGCGGCGCCAGAGATCGGTGATGGCCAGGCCACGCTTGGCCAGCTGCGTGCGCAGGACGGTCAGGGACAGCCCCACCACCGCCGCCGGGTCGCCCTCGACGCGGCGGACGAAGGGCGCTCCCAGGCCATCCAGGGTGAACGCGCCGGCCACGGCCAGCGGCTCCCCGGTGGCCAGGTAGGCCTCGATCTCCTGGGGCGTCGGCGTCGTGAAGTAGACGACGGTCGAGGCGACGGCGATGTCCCGGCCCACGACGGCGCCGTCCTGGACGTCGAAGAGCGCCTGCCCCGTGTGCAGCACCCCGGACCGGCCGGCCATGCGCTGCCAGCGGTCCCGGGCCTCGGCCGCGTCCGCCGGCTTGCCGAGCGGCCTGCCGTTGAACTCCAGCAGCGAGTCCGCGCCGATGACGAAGGCGTCGGTCTCCCGCTTGGCCACCGCGGCCGCCTTGGCCGC from Blastococcus colisei harbors:
- a CDS encoding Maf family protein — translated: MSGDRRLVLASASPARLSLLKQAGLFPEVVVSNVDESTVSAPRVAEQVALLAAAKAAAVAKRETDAFVIGADSLLEFNGRPLGKPADAAEARDRWQRMAGRSGVLHTGQALFDVQDGAVVGRDIAVASTVVYFTTPTPQEIEAYLATGEPLAVAGAFTLDGLGAPFVRRVEGDPAAVVGLSLTVLRTQLAKRGLAITDLWRR
- a CDS encoding acetyl/propionyl/methylcrotonyl-CoA carboxylase subunit alpha produces the protein MQKVLIANRGEIAVRVARACKDEGLTSVAVYAEPDRDALHVRVADEAFALGGTTPGDSYLVIEKILEAAKQSGADAIHPGYGFLSENADFAQAVLDAGLIWIGPSPQSIINLGDKVAARHIATKAGAPLVPGTKDPVGGADEVVAFAQEHGLPVAIKAAFGGGGRGLKVARTMEEIPELFDSAVREAVSAFGRGECFVERFLDKPRHVEAQVLADTHGNVVVVGTRDCSLQRRNQKLVEEAPAPFLTDEQRARIHSSAKAICAEAGYHGAGTVEYLVGVDGSISFLEVNTRLQVEHPVSEETSGIDLVRQQFRIARGEPLEMPEDPAPRGHSIEFRINAEDAGRNFMPAPGPVERLEIPQGPGVRWDSGVETGGEVAGAFDSMLAKLIVTGATRDEALQRARRALDELIVEGMPTVIPFHRAVVRDEAFTSEPFTVHTRWIETEWDNQVPPHDAAPAERDEETPRRTVVVEVGGRRLEVSLPAGLATGGAAPGAAAKPRKRGGGHGGSAASGDSLTSPMQGTIVKVAVEDGATVEAGDLVVVLEAMKMEQPITAHKAGTISGLAAEVGAAVTSGAVLCTIAD